Genomic window (Takifugu rubripes chromosome 1, fTakRub1.2, whole genome shotgun sequence):
GCAAACTCTGGTTCCACGTCGGACTCAGCGTCTGACTGATCACCTGACAGcatagacacacactcacactgagtCACTCACATTGTTCTGTTAATTAATGTCAATAAACGCGGACGCGGACGtgcgcgaggctcagcgcacgctcgcggactgtattcaacaagtggagcggacccatcccgacgctctggttatcgtgcttggtgactttaatcagagcaacctgagaTACGAGCTAcccaggtacaaacagtttatcaaatgccccaccagagcagagaacacgctggatcactgttacaccacagtgaaggacgcgtatcggGCCGTCCCCCGTGCTGCCctaggactgtctgatcacgtgatggtccacctgatccccacatacagacagaaactcaaACTAACAAAGCCATCCCTGAGCACCACaaagagatggaccagtgaggctgtggaggagctgcgcacgtgcttggacacaactgactgggacatgtttaaaggggccacacatgatctggatgagtacacggacactgtgacctcatatatccacttttgtgaggagcgcattctaccaacgcgcactagggtgagttactccaatgacaagccctggttcacaccgagactcagacagatcaggaaagaaaaggaagcagcgctgaaaagtggagacagagactgctacagagaggccaaataccggtttagcaaggaactgaggagagctaaatctgtgtattcggagaaacttcagcagcagtttactgctaacgactctgcttctgtgtggagaggcctgaggcagatcaccgactacaggcctcaggcttcaaagggtcaggacgacaaagccctttgtcagagcctgtccctccactatgcccgctttgacacctcgtcaaccatgcccaacacctcccctccccccagtgtcactgcccccatggaccttactccatcaaaggcagtcccctcctcctccccccctccactcaccatcagtccccccccccatcacttaccaccagttcccccctcctcccccccttcattcaccatcagtgagcaggatgtgcgcaggcagttcgccaggctgaacctgcgcaaggcccctggcccggacggcgtgtctccctccaccctgaggcactgcgcagaggagctgactcctgtcttcacagacatcttcaactcctccctggagtcgtgccaggtgccagcctgcctcaaaacctcaaccatcgtccctgtccccaagaagccacggatcactgggcttaacgactacagacctgtggcgctcacctctgtagtcatgaagtccttagagcgcctgatcctgccacacctcaagtccatcaccacccccctcctggatccactgcagttcgcctacagagccaacagatctgtggacgacgcggtcaacctggcccttcactccaccctgcagcatctggactccccgggaacctacgcgaggatcctgttcgtggacttcagctctgcgttcaacaccatccgccccgctctgctacaggacaagctgtcccagcttagtgtgcctgactccctctgcaggtggatcactcacttcctgacggatcggaggcagtatgtgcggctggggaagactgtctccgactccgtcaccatcagcaccggatcaccccagggctgtgtactttcccccctcctcttctccctgtacacaaactgctgcacctcaagccaccagtctgtcaaactgatcaagtttgcggatgacaccaccctcatcggtctcatctccaatggcgatgagactgcctacaggagggaggtggctcgtctggtgtcctggtgcggacacaacaacctgcagctgaacgctcagaagacagtggagatgattgtggacttcaggaaagttacagcccctttgcccccccttgcccttatggactcccccgtcaccatcacggactccttccgcttcctgggcaccaccatcacccgggaccttaagtgggagccaaccatcagctccctcatcaagaaggcccagcaaaggatgttcttcctacggaagctgaggaagctcaatctgcctcccaggatgttggcgcagttttatacggccatcatcgagtccatcctcacctcctccatcaccgtgtggttcgctggtgccaccgtcagggacagactgaggctgcagcgcgtcgtgcgcgctgccgagaaggtgatcggctgcaggctcccatccatccaggacctgtatatctccaggacccggaggtgtgcaggtcggatcacggccgacccttcccaccctggtcacggactgttttcccccctcccctcaggcaggagactacggtccattcggaccagaacctcccgctacactaacagcttcttcccctctgccatcaggctgctgaacaccaagtgacttatcacttaagcaccatgtacagcagccagccggactcataaacaatacactactcctcatggacctgcactatttctcaccactcactatttatgtaaatactgtatataagtcttattttattttatttatcttattctagtgtggtgttgatgtctaatgttatgttgaatgtcgcagcggcacaccacgacaaattcctagtttgtgtaatactgtgtattacatgaacaatggcaataaaccttcttctgattctgattctaaaGCGTTGATTTACAGCTTCAGATATCGGCGAAGGTGGCTTTTAGGAGTTTGGATGCACGTACGTTGGTTGTTTGGCTGTGGGACATGAAGGTCACTCGTGCAAAAGGGTCAGACAGGCCGGTGTTGTCGGCAGCGATCAGACCTCGAGCCTGATACATGTGACACCTCAGCTGGAAGGAATGTTGCGCTAAAGACGACAACCAGACAAGTTTATTTCCCATCTCTGTCAAAGCATCAGATTCACACACACTGCTGAATTTTCTGTGATAAAGCATCCAGTTATTACAGGAGTCCAGCAGTGTCTGCCTCACCTGCATTGAGCAGACAGTTTGGAGGGTTGCTGGGGCTGCTGTTGTCTTTATTGGGAGTGAATCCTGCAGGTAGGTCGTCCAGCATGTGGATGGAATCGGAAATCTTTCCAAACCACAAAAACACATCCAGCTTTGCTTGGGCAGACAAACCTGCACCCCTCTTCCCTGGTGGCTGCACATGTATACAGGAGGGTTTTTCAATTTTCTCTATCGGCCATCTCAGCTGTTAAAGGTCTCTAAGATCGCTGGATGAGATTTCACCTTTAGGAAAAGTGTTATTATCTTGCCACAGTGGATTCCTCTGGCCTCCTGCGTGCTGGAGTACAATAGGTCCCTCGCTTGAACCCGAGCATATGCAACACGCTTGTTGTTGCTGAGCAACCACACAAAGATGTCTGGTGTCGTGTGCTGTGGCTGCAAGTAAAGAGTGTAAAGAGTAAATATCAGGTATGCAGTGATGTAAAACACACAGGTCCAACGGTGAAGACAGCCGTGCTGACTCCCGCACCTCGACCACGAGAAAGCGAAGTTTATGTGTGAGTTTTGTCACATCTTGCAGCATCTCCTTCACCCCGCcagcttttcttctcctctcccacaAAGCCCGGACCTCTTCAATAATACtgtcctgcaacacacacacacacgcacacacacgcacacgcacacacacacacacacacacacacacacacacacacacacacacacacacacacacacacacacacacacagacttgttGTTGGTGTAAGACAGTTGATAGAATAGTTTCAGATGGGCGTGGCGAGATTGCGTGCATCTCAGGCTTATTCACCAGTTCCTGTTTGCACATAGTGAGACGCTTCTTGTCCAGTTGTGTCAGATAGGTTGACTTTAGCTCCGCCTTCAATTTGGCATCGGCTGCTGTTATATAACTCCTGAAAGACAAACAGCCTCTTAATGTTTTGATAGTTTTACATCTAGCCTCCTAATGAAGCCGTTGAActcttcactctcttcctgaCATGTTACAGTGGAACCTTCACTAACTCTGTCATCTTTATGTGTCTACAGTTACAATAATTTAAAAACCTTGCATCCATATGGAGGTCTTTCAGGACCATTTTTAGCCTAGATGCTGCCCCCGGGTCCGACTTCTTGTGCAGCTCAGTTACAGTAGCAACACCCTCCTCCTGAAAGAGAATCGATCTTTTAACAGGATGAATGTTGAGAGACAAACGGCGTTCCTGGAAGACTGATGTCTCTGACTGTGCGCTTGCGTGAGAACATACAAACAGACGAGCTATGTTGTCCAGCATGTTGGAGTTGTACATTCTGTAGGTTCTGTCCTCCCATTGGCTCATTACATGTATACATGGTTTCTGCTTCTCCAGGGGGAGGTACATGTAGTACCtagaaatacacacaaatacagaatAATGTTGCTCAGATTTGACCTAATCTGTTCTTGATTATTAGATAAAACTCATTCCCTCTAAATAAGGTGGTAAACATCTGATCAAGCAGCAACGTGACTCAACCTGTTCCCTTCGACGATGTTGGGTTTCAGTGGCTGTGTGGTGGACCTGGAGGTCGCGGTGGTTTCCTGGGCGTCTCTAGGTAGGAGAGGGGATGTGGGGCCAGTGctcaggggggagggggagctgtaCAATTTGCTTCTGCTCTCTAGGCTGCCCGCCATCATTTTTCTGCTCCGGATAGCAGGACTACTGGAGCCGGAGCTGGTCTGGGCCGCGGGTTCAAAAATATCCCCATAGGTTCCTGAGGGAGGAATCAAGGGAGAAACATCTGTAGGTTGGAAACACGCTGCTGGAACACCGTGATTGTTACTGAGGCCTTCTCTTACTTTACAGGGTAAAGCTACTAAAATTAAAGAAAGACTGAAAAGTGAGAGCCTAGATCTCACCCAGGGAGAACTCAAAGGAGATGGGCTTGTCTCCAATTTTTCTGTCAATCATGGTGGCTTCAAAAAGTGCCCCAAAAAGCACAAACTCCTCGATCTTGTCAGGATTCACCTGGATacattcagatttcctttttcAGACATATCAAGATGCAAAAAGGACTTTCATCCCGGTCAAATCAACCAGCACACTCTGTGTTTATCAGCTGATGGATCAAAACTTTGCAGCTTCCGTGTTCTATTGTGAGGAACTCTTTTGAAGGAAGCCTGTTCCTACCGCTGGGGGAGCTTCTACTGGCatgacctctgctgctgcagcttgtcctTTATCAGCATCAacgcctcctcctgctgctgggcctTGTGCCCCTCCCCCCGCAGCGGCCTTGCCATCCTTCCCTCCAGGTTTTCCTTGTTTGGGATCCTTTGTTGGCTTGACCATTTTCAGAAGTTTGGACTCTGAACCCATTCCTCCTGAGAGGATCTCCACTGCCAGCTCCAGGTAGATCCGACCCCTGGAAAAGTTGCTGGCTCGTTCTCGAGGTTtcagaaaaatatttttatgaTGTCTCTTaatttacctgtaggacacaCCCTCTCCAATGCCCCCTGGACTATCACCTAAGGAAAAGTTCCGGGCGGCGCCATAGAGGTTAATCCAGGCTGGACCGAATGTTGGTAAAAACCCTATAAAAAAGACAATCACACCAATGAGGAGTTCCCTGATAACAGACTTTATTGATTGGGAATTCTGTCTCACCTCTATCACCATCTTGTTCATTGGAGATGCGTTTCAGGTCCAGGTAATGGATCCCAATGGCAACATCATTCATGCTTCCTTCATCCCAGACCTGTGACAAGAGCCAGCTCATAAATTCTCGCTAAGAACTAGGAATGTGTTGTATGCAAAGTATTTCCGGTAAAATCGATGTAAATTGATGTTCAGACCTGGATTTTCAGTCTGTGGCACAGCGGGGGAAACATCTCTATGAAGACTATTTGCTCATTCCAAACTGGGTCGGCGGTGGATTTCTGGGTGGATGTTCGACCCTTGAGAGGAACAATTCAAACATGACCCATGACATAATGCTCAACATTCTTTTGCCGACACCTGGTCCGTGGCTCTGGTACCCACCACTTGTTTGAAGAAGCTGACCTCCACATATGGGTCTATAAGTGCTGTGTTGTCTCCTATGAATGCCTTTGTGACATTGGCCATGATGCTGGAGTTGTTGCGTGGGAGACCTTCAGCTCGATACACCTTCACACAGAAACGAGCCCAGGGGCGCTCGGATGGGAACCCTTCTGGGACCAGCAGGTTCCTGAGACAGAAGTCCATGAACGCATCAGAACATGATTTGTTAATCAAGCAAAAATAGCAAACCGTTAACATCTTAAGGTTACGTAAAATACAGACAGTATCGTACTTGTCTATCTGCTCCTCGGCATCACTTGCTTTTGGTCCTGGCTGTATTGTTTCACCCTTCGCAGAGATGCTGATATCACATTTGACATAACCTTTGAAGCCAGTGCTAATGTCACCAGGAATGCTCAGCATCGCCCATTTAttgatgaactggtgacctaCAGTAGACGAGCAAGAGAGAGTAGAAACACGAGAGAGACCAATTACTGTGCCCAGTTTATCTTGGCATCGCTATCCTCATTGGAATTAGAGTCCTGTTATCAGCGTTTCTTTTGTCTTAATAAACACACCAAGGTGGAAACACCTGAGTTTTGCTGCTTCTATAACAGACCTGACCACGGCAATCTGTTCATGCAGCCACAGGGTTGCTTTACCTGGCTCTTTGTAGACTGTCCACACGTCCAACTTAAATGACCCCACACAGACACTGCGTAGCATTTTAGTGTGCATGACCTGATAAAAGAAATGTAGGCATGAGATAAAATATCTGATAGCAGCGTTCCAGGACACTGATCTGATTATAGGACAGCACACGTGAGAATTtggcatcttttaaaaaaaattctactCACCGTCAGCTTGATGATTTTGTCGAAAAAGATCTCTTTGTGAGCAAAGAAGTCAAACACAAAATACTGACGGGCACAAAAGAGAAGGAGGGGCAGATGAAGCGCCATTGAATGGACCAAGATGGATTGTGAGTTCCCACAGTTTACCTCATTGTAAAAAGGAGCGTTGGTCCCTTCTTTGACCGAAGTTTGTTTCTTCTCATCTCCGATCTCAATCACCACGCTGGGGTCGATGTTTTCCCCAACCAGCTGCCTGGCTTCTGTGATGTTAATGGCAATCTTGAATAAAGTTAGGAGACATTCACAGTTAATTTTTCTAATGAACCCTGATTTTAGGCATATTGTCCCTTGTTGTGCTCCCTTTCTGAAGGGAAGAGGTTTCAAAGCTTGTGTATGTTCACCTGAAAGCTCTGAGGTTTCGCTTCGATGTCTTGGATGCAGGTCTTCAGCTTGGACCTGTGAAGGTTTCATAATATGTGTCAGTTCTGCATTGCGCCCGACGCTGACCCCAACGTGATTGGTGAGGAATTAACACCTCTTGTTGTTCGGAATGACTCTTGTCAAGACCTCAGAGACTCCCGGTTGATCTTCGGGGGTTTCTTCATCCAGCAGCGGAGACCCTTCCGGTGGCGCCGCAACCTCACTGTCTACATAAAAACAGATATAAAGGGAGCAGGAAGATCTAAGATGAGCTCAGGCCTGATGGCCACTAGAATCTCTCGCTGTGTAAACCAGCATTCATCAAGCGACTGTTTGACAAGGGCTGCGATACCACAAGCAAATGACTCTATTGTCCACAGTGTACACGGGACCCAAGATGGTGAGCTTGTGCGTgggtgtgtttatttttcaggCCTTACCCAGAGCTCCTTTATTTGCCAAGACCAGGTCGGCAccgtctttctttttcttcttcttcactttcaGACCAAACATCATCTTGGCCTTTCTGCAGACAGACGTGCAGGATCAGTGCTGTTTTCACAGCGGACGGCAGGAACTATTCAGGCATAAAATCAACTAACAGCTGCCAAATATATTCGAAGCCTGCGATAGTTTATGACCACGATTAGACTGCAATGGAGCAAAACTGTGTAAAACTCTAAGAGCAAAAACTGTCCATAGACTTGAGACAATGGACTATTGCAGGAAATTACATCGATGGTTAATCTAGACAGTGCTAATTAACTTATTAACTGGAACATTAAAAGCAGCCATGCATCAAAAcaccttgttttaaaaatggcttAATGAGAATATGGAAATAGAATATAGTATAAATTTAGTCAGTGGGATTAGCCTAAACTGTAAATAGTTTGGTATATCAGATATTCTCATCCACATCCGAAGGTCTCAGAGCAAAGGATGcctctaaataaataaataaagtcctTAATTCCATCCAGCAGTGTCGCGTGAGCACAAACCCAGTGGATACCTGTATCTTAATCTGCAAAGATATGACAGCAGGAAATGACCAAATATGTTTCATTTTGGGCATAAGAGGAAAACTATGAATAATTAATGCTGACGGTCATCTTCACATGACTAGGATACCTCAGTGAGAGGCAACAACTGGGCTCTGGTTGCACGATAAATTCAAGCTTCTCTTAAACTCTTAAAATAACTTCTGAAATAGCACTGGGAGAGCCGCTCACCGTTCCTTGGTTACAGGACTCTCTGAGCCGTCCATGCTGACCTAATGCCAACCGCTGCTACAGCACGCCGCTCTTTCAGTAAGCCTGGGGGTCAACGCCTGGATGAGGAGCTGTGCAgattcctcctctcagctcaggAGAAGAACCGCTCTCCTCTGCATCTTTATCTTTACCAGAGGTTTCTGTACCACTTGGCGTGACTTTAATGTCTGAATGAACACATCCGTGAACATAAAATAAACTTCTGCTGATCCACACCTGTGTTTGCTCTGTTTGTTCTTGTCCCCAGATAAACCTAATAGAGAAACTCAATATTATTGCTAGACCAATAATATTTGGCACGGTAAGCCAAACTAAACAGCGTGACAGCATGTGACAGCTGGCTGCTGCTAAACACCTAATTCACtgacattatttattttgtgtcgTTGTGAGCTTTCTAAACGCACAATTACTCCTGATTCTAGTGGTTCTGATGCTAGTTAGTGCAGCTGTCATTAATCACATTCATATCCCCCCTCTACATCCAATAATGATGGTGTTTTAACCAACTTTAACTCCTGTGTTAGTAAATTACAAACCTCCaaaacttttgttttttccatgatACACAGTCATGCTGAAGGCAAAACTTTGATCTCTCTAACAAGGATGCTCATTATTCAGgcatataaaagaaaatatcaaCAGAAAAATCAGTTATTGATTAGCTGTTAGGTAAAAAAGGAACTGCGACTCTTGTTTCTGCAGCCCTGCTAAAAGCTCAAAAGAATTACACTGAAAAAAGCCACTCGGGTTTTTGGTCAAAGTTTAAATCCTCAAAGAACCACAGGGAATCTTTAATACTGCCATGAGTCCAGTAACTAAACAGTACCATCAGAATTTGAGCAGCAAATTGATTTTAATCattgaatgtaaaaaaaaaaaaagtgggtaAATTCAACTATTCTTTGTACTTTTCTCATTATATTTTCATCTGGTTGAGAACCTGTGTGTCCACATATAGGGTGCAAACGTTGAATGTGGGTTTGGATTGAGAAGTGCCCTCCCTGCGGTCGTCACGTGTGCTGTACCTCTGTTTTGGTTCCATCCCTGTGCTCAGGAGTCGGCGTCCAACATCAGCTCCAGCAGTCACACACGCATCGCTGCCTCCAGTCTGCGTGCTTTCTCAGACGGAGCCACAATTAGATGCCAAAGTAAACCCAAGTGCAACCGCAGCCTGATTGGTGGTTGAAGTGTTTGTTCAGAAATTGTAAAGAGGCTTGAGCATATGGCTGATGCACGGCCAGCTTCCTGTGGATGTGTCCTGGCTAATGGGGTAAAAAGAACAGCATCATGCTGTTCGATGTTACCAATCAGAAAAGCACAGTGTTGTAATTATTGTAAATGATTTCAGTCAtgcctgttgtttttaaattgacATGTCCATTTATACAAGAGACACTGATTAAAATCATCATTCCCGAACTGCTATTAAAGGAACAATTCACCCGAAAATCAGAAGCACAGATTCTGTCCTCTTTTTTGGAAATGATTGGTCGGAAAAATCagagaaatacatttttttaataagagTTTATGGAATCATGATGAAAAACTGCAGGGGATCTGTTTAAACCAAGGTGAGGTGAGGATATAGAGCTCATATCCTCGAAATGATAAAGACACATTCATtgaaattggaaaaaaacaaaaaacaaaaagatgtATTCATTATTGAAGTTTAAAAAGTGatttccttgtgtgtgtgcgtgcgtgtgaccAGGATGTATGAGGAGTTTACACATCCACCCCTGGTAAACAGAGCA
Coding sequences:
- the fer1l6 gene encoding fer-1-like protein 6 isoform X3; this encodes MDGSESPVTKERKAKMMFGLKVKKKKKKDGADLVLANKGALDSEVAAPPEGSPLLDEETPEDQPGVSEVLTRVIPNNKRSKLKTCIQDIEAKPQSFQIAINITEARQLVGENIDPSVVIEIGDEKKQTSVKEGTNAPFYNEYFVFDFFAHKEIFFDKIIKLTVMHTKMLRSVCVGSFKLDVWTVYKEPGHQFINKWAMLSIPGDISTGFKGYVKCDISISAKGETIQPGPKASDAEEQIDKNLLVPEGFPSERPWARFCVKVYRAEGLPRNNSSIMANVTKAFIGDNTALIDPYVEVSFFKQVGRTSTQKSTADPVWNEQIVFIEMFPPLCHRLKIQVWDEGSMNDVAIGIHYLDLKRISNEQDGDRGFLPTFGPAWINLYGAARNFSLGDSPGGIGEGVSYRGRIYLELAVEILSGGMGSESKLLKMVKPTKDPKQGKPGGKDGKAAAGGGAQGPAAGGGVDADKGQAAAAEVMPVEAPPAVNPDKIEEFVLFGALFEATMIDRKIGDKPISFEFSLGTYGDIFEPAAQTSSGSSSPAIRSRKMMAGSLESRSKLYSSPSPLSTGPTSPLLPRDAQETTATSRSTTQPLKPNIVEGNRYYMYLPLEKQKPCIHVMSQWEDRTYRMYNSNMLDNIARLFEEGVATVTELHKKSDPGAASRLKMVLKDLHMDARSYITAADAKLKAELKSTYLTQLDKKRLTMCKQELDSIIEEVRALWERRRKAGGVKEMLQDVTKLTHKLRFLVVEPQHTTPDIFVWLLSNNKRVAYARVQARDLLYSSTQEARGIHCGKIITLFLKPPGKRGAGLSAQAKLDVFLWFGKISDSIHMLDDLPAGFTPNKDNSSPSNPPNCLLNAAQHSFQLRCHMYQARGLIAADNTGLSDPFARVTFMSHSQTTNVISQTLSPTWNQSLLMTPLLLSGDLQYIQEEPPRMVIEVYDDDALGKAEYLGSTVAEPVVCLSSDPYTPPTLQYSPLHCGSQSGGDLLAAFELLKIPDSGQSQLPELEEAEGDIYTVPAIIRPVLSTYRLEVLFWGLRELKKVQLLSVDRPQVFVECAGKTLRSSVIQKYKSNPNFPVLVDSIELELPENEHLHPPLTITVVDWRAFGRSTLVGNHVINNLKTFKYTPPPPPPAPIQVHPPPKETDIPEPSPVTEPPSTEGSTQVPRETTGTGTVTSQDCLITVEHDPPPPTSPSPKSASRKEKLRKKSSRRSTKRRRRTIADESAECVIDWWSKYYASVQKEARQKDSAAFSHVFEKALTFQNLLSDGIDSMVSSTDGDKKKKQKDKDTQEANIVLPIKLATLKLYNKELEGEFGHFDDWVKTYELFRGKASEEDGTGDERFVGKFKGRFCLYKLTEDEKDDWDDGADTGLFRVSRGIPSNNSVQVLIRVYVVSASNLHPADPDGKADPYVVLRLGKNEIKDRDNYIPKQLNPVFGRSFEMHAKFPQESLLTVLIYDYDMVGGDDLIGETRIDLENRFYSRHRATCGIPTEYSIDGYNAWRDCLKPTELLTKLCKDNGLDEPRFSPGRITVANKVFTGKTLFMNEDEPVESYEHLALKILHRWSEIPVVGCKLVPEHIETRTLLSKARPGMDQGQVQMWVDIFPMDLPHPGPSVDISPRKPKGYELRVTIWNTEDVILEDSNFLTGQKSSDIYVKGFLPCQDSNLLLNARTAG